A window of the Hevea brasiliensis isolate MT/VB/25A 57/8 chromosome 6, ASM3005281v1, whole genome shotgun sequence genome harbors these coding sequences:
- the LOC131168890 gene encoding rust resistance kinase Lr10-like: MLIFIVHVFNEASISHGLSYKIKRSLPAILAYLGLFIATRTLCGTPFVVVFLVYKWRRRHLSGYETIEEFLQNQQNMKPIRYSYSDIKKMTGGFKEKLGEGGFGCVYKGKLRSGHIAAVKMLSKSKTDGQDFINEVATIGRIHHTNVVQLIGFCAEGSKYALIYDFMPNGSLDKYLSSREGSISLSWDKLYEISLGVARGIGYLHRGCDMQILHFDIKPHNILLDENFIPKISDFGLAKLYATNDSINTLTAARGTIGYMAPELFYRNIGRVSHKADVYSFGMLLLEMAGKRKNLNALIENSSETYFPFWVYDEVSSSKVVEISDDMEEITKIAKLMVVVGLWCIQMRPNDRPPMNKVIEMLEGDLEGLQLPSRLSLCPQESILEDGEESPSMSIDFSESSSLIENAS; encoded by the exons atGCTGATTTTTATTGTTCATGTGTTTAATGAAGCGTCTATCTCACACGGCCTATCCTACAAAATTAAAA GGTCATTGCCAGCTATACTTGCTTATCTTG GACTGTTTATTGCCACAAGAACATTATGTGGAACTCCATTTGTAGTTGTGTTTTTGGTCTATAAATGGCGAAGGAGGCATTTATCGGGATATGAAACAATTGAAGAATTTCTACAAAATCAACAGAATATGAAACCAATAAGATATTCATACTCAGACATTAAGAAAATGACAGGAGGCTTTAAGGAAAAGTTGGGTGAAGGAGGTTTTGGTTGTGTGTATAAAGGAAAACTTCGCAGTGGCCATATTGCAGCAGTAAAGATGTTGAGCAAGTCTAAAACTGATGGACAAGATTTTATTAATGAAGTTGCTACAATTGGAAGGATTCACCATACAAATGTTGTTCAACTAATTGGCTTTTGTGCTGAGGGATCAAAGTATGCTCTTATATATGATTTCATGCCTAATGGATCTCTTGATAAGTATTTATCTTCTCGTGAAGGATCTATATCCTTAAGTTGGgataaattatatgaaatttcgCTTGGAGTGGCTCGTGGCATTGGATATTTACATCGAGGTTGTGACATGCAAATCCTACATTTTGATATCAAGCCACATAATATTCTTCTTGATGAGAATTTCATCCCAAAGATTTCTGACTTTGGGCTTGCAAAATTATATGCAACAAATGATAGCATTAACACTCTCACTGCAGCAAGAGGAACAATAGGATACATGGCACCCGAGTTATTCTATAGAAACATTGGACGTGTGTCACACAAAGCTGATGTTTATAGCTTTGGAATGTTGTTGCTAGAAATGGCAGGTAAGAGGAAGAATTTGAATGCATTGATAGAAAACTCAAGCGAAACTTATTTTCCATTTTGGGTTTATGATGAGGTCTCTAGTTCAAAGGTTGTAGAAATAAGTGATGACATGGAGGAGATAACTAAAATAGCTAAGTTGATGGTTGTGGTAGGCCTGTGGTGTATACAAATGAGACCGAATGATCGTCCACCAATGAACAAAGTCATAGAGATGCTTGAAGGAGATCTTGAAGGTCTACAATTGCCTTCAAGGCTTTCTCTATGTCCACAAGAAAGTATATTGGAAGATGGAGAAGAGTCCCCATCCATGTCAATTGACTTTTCAGAATCATCTAGTTTGATTGAAAATGCATCTTAA